From Carya illinoinensis cultivar Pawnee chromosome 5, C.illinoinensisPawnee_v1, whole genome shotgun sequence, one genomic window encodes:
- the LOC122309703 gene encoding bidirectional sugar transporter N3-like, which translates to MAIMNNHHAWTFTFGILGNIISFMVYLAPLPTFCRIFRKKSTEGFQSIPYLVALFSAMLWLYYALQKKDAVLLITINLFGCFIEMIYISMFLAYAPKAPRNMTLKMFASMNMGVFSLIVVTSQFLVKSSYRVQVLGWICVAISVCVFAAPLSIVAQVIRSRSVEFMPFSLSFFLTLSAIMWFGYGLFLKDICVALPNVLGFILGLLQMLLYAIYRNKTKKVTGEKKFPEHIKSIVIISTLGASEVYPVDAQPYADGGDPDVKKDGAKEEHEEQIRDEPDEKSMESPGPDLHAIECAV; encoded by the exons ATGGCAATTATGAACAATCACCACGCATGGACATTTACCTTCGGCATCTTAG GTAACATCATTTCATTCATGGTGTACTTGGCTCCACT GCCGACATTTTGCCGAATTTTCAGAAAGAAATCAACTGAAGGTTTCCAATCGATACCTTATCTGGTGGCATTGTTCAGTGCCATGCTTTGGCTGTACTACGCGTTACAAAAAAAAGATGCCGTGCTTCTCATCACCATCAACCTATTTGGATGTTTCATAGAGATGATTTACATCAGCATGTTCCTTGCTTACGCCCCAAAGGCTCCCAGG AATATGACCCTCAAAATGTTTGCTTCTATGAACATGGGGGTGTTTTCCTTGATAGTTGTCACTTCACAGTTTTTGGTGAAAAGTTCATACCGTGTCCAAGTTCTGGGATGGATATGTGTTGCAATTTCTGTGTGTGTGTTTGCAGCTCCCTTGAGCATTGTG GCACAGGTAATTCGATCCAGGAGTGTTGAGTTTATGCCGTTCAGCCTATCATTTTTCCTCACATTGAGTGCCATAATGTGGTTTGGTTATGGTCTGTTCCTGAAGGATATTTGCGTTGca CTCCCAAACGTCCTGGGTTTTATCCTGGGGCTACTTCAAATGCTGCTGTACGCAATATACAGAAACAAAACCAAGAAGGTCACAGGGGAGAAGAAATTCCCAGAGCACATAAAAAGCATTGTGATCATAAGCACGCTAGGGGCTTCTGAAGTCTACCCGGTCGATGCTCAGCCATATGCTGATGGTGGTGATCCTGATGTGAAAAAAGATGGCGCGAAAGAAGAGCATGAAGAACAAATTAGAGACGAGCCTGATGAGAAAAGCATGGAAAGCCCGGGTCCTGATCTCCACGCAATCGAATGTGCAGTTTAA
- the LOC122309702 gene encoding serine/threonine-protein kinase PBS1, which produces MGCFPCFDTKEEEKLNPVKEGDDRKQGQPMVPSAISGLPSGADRLKSRSNAGTKRELPGPKDGPGIHPGVHIAAQTFTFRELAAATMNFRPESFIGEGGFGRVYKGRLETTGQIVAVKQLDRNGLQGNREFLVEVLMLSLLHHPNLVSLIGYCADGDQRLLVYEFMPLGSLEDHLHDLPPDKEPLDWNTRMKIAAGAAKGLEYLHDKANPPVIYRDFKSSNILLDEAFQPKLSDFGLAKLGPVGDKSHVSTRVMGTYGYCAPEYAMTGQLTVKSDVYSFGVVFLELITGRKAIDGSRPHGEQNLVAWARPLFNDRRKFSKLVDPRLQGRYPMRGLYQALAVASMCIQEQAATRPLIGDVVTALSYLANQAYDPKTASGHGHRGSGDRDERRNRDDRGGRISKNEESGGSGRRWDFEGSEKDDSPKETAKMLNRDLIRERAVAEAKMWGENWREKRRQSAQGSFDGNNG; this is translated from the exons GAGCTGACAGACTTAAATCAAGAAGTAATGCCGGGACCAAAAGGGAATTACCGGGTCCCAAGGATGGGCCTGGTATTCATCCTGGTGTTCATATCGCTGCTCAAACATTCACCTTTCGAGAGCTTGCAGCTGCAACAATGAATTTCAGGCCAGAGTCTTTCATAGGGGAAGGGGGATTTGGACGTGTATACAAGGGCAGACTTGAGACTACTGGTCag ATTGTTGCTGTTAAACAATTGGACAGAAATGGTCTTCAGGGTAACAGGGAGTTTCTGGTGGAGGTTCTCATGCTTAGCCTCCTGCATCACCCTAACCTAGTGAGTCTGATTGGCTATTGTGCCGATGGGGACCAGCGGCTTCTTGTATATGAATTCATGCCCTTGGGTTCTCTCGAAGATCACCTTCATG ATCTTCCACCTGATAAAGAACCACTTGATTGGAACACAAGGATGAAAATAGCTGCTGGTGCAGCTAAAGGTTTGGAATACCTGCATGACAAAGCAAATCCGCCTGTTATTTATAGGGATTTCAAATCGTCCAATATCTTATTGGATGAAGCATTTCAACCAAAGCTTTCTGATTTTGGACTCGCAAAGCTTGGTCCTGTAGGAGACAAGTCACATGTTTCCACCAGAGTAATGGGCACTTACGGTTATTGTGCTCCTGAGTATGCCATGACTGGACAATTGACAGTGAAGTCTGATGTCTACAGTTTTGGGGTGGTCTTTTTAGAGCTTATTACTGGACGTAAGGCTATTGATGGCAGCAGGCcccatggagaacagaatcttGTCGCATGG GCACGTCCACTGTTCAATGACCgtagaaaattttcaaaattggtAGATCCACGGCTGCAAGGGAGGTATCCAATGAGGGGTCTGTACCAGGCTCTAGCTGTGGCATCCATGTGCATCCAAGAACAGGCTGCCACCCGTCCTCTCATTGGGGATGTGGTCACTGCCCTCTCGTATCTTGCAAACCAGGCCTATGATCCTAAAACAGCTTCTGGGCATGGCCACAGAGGTTCGGGTGATAGGGATGAAAGAAGAAACAGAGATGACAGAGGTGGAAGGATTTCTAAGAATGAAGAAAGTGGAGGGTCTGGTCGGAGGTGGGACTTCGAAGGATCTGAGAAAGATGACTCCCCGAAAGAAACTGCGAAGATGTTAAACAGGGATCTAATTAGAGAACGAGCTGTTGCTGAGGCCAAGATGTGGGGAGAGAATTGGCGAGAGAAAAgacgacaaagtgcacaaggcAGTTTTGATGGTAATAATGGATAG